A single genomic interval of Erinaceus europaeus unplaced genomic scaffold, mEriEur2.1 scaffold_781, whole genome shotgun sequence harbors:
- the LOC107522215 gene encoding mRNA-decapping enzyme 1B-like, producing the protein MAAGGRAGRGRDISLAALQRHDPYISRIVDVASQVALYTFGPRANEWEKTDVEGTLFVYTRSASPKHGFTIMNRLSMENRTEPITKDLDLQLQDPFLLYRNARREFFLIHGVLLFPPCGPELMNGQVLVFVLTISDFKEQGGASAA; encoded by the exons ATGgcggctgggggtcgggcgggcAGGGGCCGCGACATTAGCCTGGCGGCGCTGCAGCGCCACGACCCCTACATCAGCCGCATCGTGGACGTGGCTAGCCAGGTGGCTCTTTACACCTTCGGCCCCCGCGCTAACGAGTGG GAGAAGACTGACGTGGAGGGAACCTTATTTGTTTACACAAG GTCTGCCTCACCCAAGCACGGCTTCACCATTATGAACAGGCTGAGCATGGAGAACAGGACAGAGCCCATCACTAAAGACCTGGACCTGCAGCTGCAAGACCCTTTCCTCCTCTACAGAAACGCCAGGCGTGAGTTTTTCTTGATCCATGGTGTGCTTCTGTTCCCGCCGTGTGGCCCCGAGTTGATGAATGGTCAGGTGCTTGTGTTTGTTCTGACGATCAGTGACTTTAAGGAGCAGGGTGGGGCCAGTGCTGCTTAG